The region CGGTCTTTACCAGAGATATGGTGTAGTAAGGGATGCACTGTATTATTTGCATTTATTGTTGCCAGTTACCCGTAAACAGAAACAGGTCGTTTGCCACTGCGACTTAAATCATAATAATCTGTTGCTAACAAAAGAAGGTCAGCTTTATTTAATTGATTGGGATAATGCAATGATAGCTGACCCGGTAATGGATTTTGGGATGGTATTAAAAAGGTATATCCCGATAAATGATTGGGATGATTGGTTACAACAATATGGCGTTAACAATAATAAACAACTTTTTGACCGGATGTATTGGTATCTTATTTCCGATTCCCTGAATTATTTACATTGGCATGAGGAACGGAAAGAACAACTAAAAGTTCAGGAACGTCTTGATGATCTGCATGACTTAAATATGCATATCAACCGTGTTATTCTAAATCGACATTTGTAATGGCGTTCATCCAGTTTTCAATCTTATGTTTGTTGGTTGTGATATGATCAGGCGGGTTTTGAACAGTTTCTCCATCGTGACCATAATTATAAATTTCTGGAAGCAGGTTTAGGAGTTGCTTGTCTGTTATGCTGTTGTTAGCCATCATTGATTTAACCAATCGTTTAATTTGCTGGTATTCCGCCACTTCACCAGAACATTCAGCAGCATGTTCACCTAATATATCATGTAAAACCATTAATTGATCGTGAAC is a window of Lentibacillus daqui DNA encoding:
- a CDS encoding YtzH-like family protein, producing MTITVHDQLMVLHDILGEHAAECSGEVAEYQQIKRLVKSMMANNSITDKQLLNLLPEIYNYGHDGETVQNPPDHITTNKHKIENWMNAITNVDLE
- a CDS encoding phosphotransferase family protein, with product MNWFNHILGNEWNITPAGGLTGDAYIAENQGKRLFLKRNSSPFLAVLSAEKIVPKLIWTKRLENGDVVTAQEWIEGRELKPEEMQHRQVAELLRRIHHSSELLHMLMRLGKKPITPDASYHYLQRQLHTSGLYQRYGVVRDALYYLHLLLPVTRKQKQVVCHCDLNHNNLLLTKEGQLYLIDWDNAMIADPVMDFGMVLKRYIPINDWDDWLQQYGVNNNKQLFDRMYWYLISDSLNYLHWHEERKEQLKVQERLDDLHDLNMHINRVILNRHL